One segment of Virgibacillus doumboii DNA contains the following:
- the mvaD gene encoding diphosphomevalonate decarboxylase, whose protein sequence is MKATAKAHTNIALIKYWGKRDESLILPMNNNLSLTLDGFYTTTSVEFREDLTSDSFYLNEKAVSGKEFDRVTTFLDLIRSFAGRPNFFADVRSTNHVPTAAGFASSASGFAALAAAATESLGHDISEQELSMLTRQGSGSACRSIYGGFVEWEKGTQSDGSDSYAVQVAPEDHWDIRVAAVVLSSNTKKILSREGMKRTVETSAFYSSWVDSIPDDLEQIKQGIKDKDFEKVGRIAEANCLKMHATTLAANPPFTYWNDRTVAVMDAVRNLRENGVPAYFTIDAGPNVKVLYLPENEETIKNALRDVPGVNDVIVSRSGQGITYL, encoded by the coding sequence ATGAAGGCAACAGCCAAAGCACATACAAATATTGCCTTAATTAAATACTGGGGTAAACGGGATGAGTCATTAATCCTCCCCATGAACAATAACCTTTCATTGACACTTGATGGGTTCTACACAACGACTTCGGTCGAATTTCGTGAAGACCTCACCAGTGACAGTTTTTATCTTAATGAAAAGGCAGTTTCGGGCAAAGAATTTGATCGTGTTACCACTTTTTTGGATCTAATTCGCAGCTTTGCGGGTAGACCCAATTTTTTTGCCGATGTGCGTTCAACAAATCACGTACCCACAGCTGCAGGCTTTGCATCATCTGCTTCCGGTTTTGCGGCGTTGGCAGCTGCGGCGACTGAATCATTGGGCCACGATATAAGTGAACAGGAGCTCTCCATGCTTACCAGGCAAGGCTCCGGCTCAGCATGCCGATCGATTTATGGTGGGTTCGTGGAATGGGAAAAAGGTACGCAATCAGATGGTTCTGATTCCTATGCTGTACAGGTGGCACCTGAGGACCATTGGGATATTCGTGTCGCGGCGGTTGTTTTGTCTTCCAATACCAAAAAAATACTCAGCAGGGAAGGCATGAAGCGGACCGTTGAAACATCTGCTTTTTATTCCAGCTGGGTTGACAGTATTCCTGATGACCTGGAGCAAATCAAGCAAGGTATCAAAGATAAAGACTTTGAAAAGGTTGGAAGAATCGCTGAAGCAAATTGCCTGAAGATGCATGCCACTACCTTGGCGGCAAATCCCCCATTTACCTATTGGAATGATCGGACGGTAGCAGTTATGGATGCTGTCAGAAATTTGCGGGAGAATGGAGTTCCGGCATATTTCACCATTGATGCCGGTCCTAACGTAAAAGTTCTTTATTTACCGGAAAACGAGGAAACGATAAAAAATGCGCTCCGTGACGTACCTGGTGTAAATGATGTAATTGTTAGCCGTTCAGGTCAGGGAATAACGTATCTTTAG
- a CDS encoding phosphomevalonate kinase — MPTTIKVPGKLMIAGEFAVLEPYYDLVVMAVNRYVYATLAENDENRLSLETFDLSNLAWEYESNAVNIKTDDPRVRFVEDAMTIVCTYLRENNIVPTPFHLTVKSELDDVSGRKYGLGSSAAVVTSVVASILKKFLPEGHSAGLIFKLAAVAHVKTQGSGSGADVAASSYGGFLQYASFQADWLQKAYKNTDSVTQLVEEKWPYLSLNPIKLPENVHMCIGWTGTPASTSKLITKIKQLNIDNPKLYEAFLTDSQTAVSTFLKGISEEDTSLIFKGIKQNRHALAAVGQNANAEVETPLLKKLCDLAEAYGGAGKPSGAGGGDCGIAFLPSRDKAEQLMKVWEQAGIKPLDIVTSQNRSG; from the coding sequence TTGCCTACTACAATAAAAGTGCCCGGGAAATTAATGATTGCAGGGGAATTTGCCGTACTCGAACCTTATTATGATTTAGTTGTAATGGCGGTTAACCGGTATGTTTATGCTACATTAGCTGAAAACGATGAAAATCGTCTTTCGCTGGAGACATTTGATTTAAGTAATTTAGCGTGGGAGTATGAATCGAATGCCGTAAATATAAAGACAGATGACCCACGTGTACGGTTTGTGGAAGATGCTATGACAATAGTCTGTACCTATTTACGGGAAAATAATATCGTGCCGACTCCGTTTCACCTGACCGTTAAAAGTGAATTGGACGATGTTTCGGGGCGAAAATATGGATTAGGATCTAGTGCCGCGGTGGTTACTTCGGTAGTTGCCTCTATTTTAAAAAAATTCCTTCCTGAAGGTCATTCTGCAGGTTTGATTTTTAAACTGGCAGCCGTTGCCCATGTCAAAACACAGGGGAGCGGGTCAGGAGCTGACGTTGCTGCTTCCTCATATGGCGGATTTTTGCAATATGCATCATTTCAGGCGGACTGGCTGCAGAAGGCATATAAAAACACGGACTCTGTTACTCAATTAGTTGAAGAAAAATGGCCGTATCTCTCTTTAAATCCAATCAAATTGCCTGAAAATGTACATATGTGTATAGGCTGGACAGGAACCCCGGCATCAACCAGCAAACTGATAACGAAAATTAAGCAGCTTAACATAGACAATCCCAAATTATATGAAGCATTCCTGACTGACAGCCAAACAGCAGTATCCACATTCCTGAAGGGGATCTCTGAGGAGGACACTTCACTTATTTTTAAAGGAATAAAGCAGAACAGACATGCATTAGCAGCGGTCGGTCAAAACGCCAATGCAGAAGTCGAAACACCTCTATTAAAAAAGTTGTGCGATCTTGCTGAAGCATACGGTGGAGCAGGAAAGCCATCAGGGGCAGGCGGTGGAGACTGCGGGATTGCATTTCTCCCGTCCCGTGACAAAGCTGAACAGCTAATGAAGGTATGGGAACAGGCAGGGATTAAACCGTTGGATATCGTTACCTCACAAAACAGGAGCGGTTGA
- a CDS encoding acyl-CoA dehydrogenase family protein, with amino-acid sequence MDTLVLERDQMQISAMLKKFAKNEIAPLAAKRDEEEYFDWGQFHKMAEQGITGIPWPEKYGGAGMDYVTFINAVEELSKVCGATGSDLAIHTALASWPIYTFGTEEQKKKFLTPLASGEQLGAFSLTEPDHGSNYKQLTTRAVRDGDHYIVNGNKVFTSNAGPAGIYVVFMQTGDKTSDDGENLSAFIIEKGTEGFTTGVPEKKMGIRGHVVSSLNFDNCRIPAENLLGKEGDGYKIAKRTLQGGRLAMSAQALGIAEGAYQLALDYVKERKQFGKALKDFQSIQFKLADMAIQLETSRLLINQAATLQQEGEDYSIASSMCKAYVSEMAMKLTTEVVQLFGGYGYIRDYPVERMMRDAKITQIYTGTVEMQRIEIAEKILA; translated from the coding sequence ATGGATACATTAGTATTGGAACGTGACCAAATGCAAATCTCAGCAATGCTAAAGAAATTTGCAAAAAATGAAATCGCCCCGCTTGCAGCCAAGCGTGATGAAGAAGAGTACTTTGATTGGGGCCAGTTTCACAAAATGGCTGAACAAGGGATTACTGGAATACCATGGCCTGAAAAATACGGCGGTGCGGGAATGGACTATGTAACGTTCATCAATGCCGTTGAGGAATTATCCAAAGTATGTGGTGCAACCGGATCTGATTTAGCCATTCACACTGCGCTTGCCAGTTGGCCAATCTACACATTCGGAACCGAGGAACAAAAGAAGAAATTTCTTACACCTCTCGCTTCCGGTGAGCAGTTAGGTGCATTCAGTCTGACTGAACCCGATCATGGCTCGAACTACAAGCAATTAACCACCCGTGCTGTTAGAGATGGGGATCATTATATAGTAAACGGAAATAAAGTGTTTACAAGCAATGCCGGGCCTGCGGGGATTTATGTTGTGTTCATGCAGACTGGCGATAAAACCAGTGACGATGGTGAGAACTTAAGTGCTTTTATCATTGAAAAAGGAACAGAAGGCTTTACTACCGGGGTTCCGGAGAAAAAAATGGGAATTCGCGGTCACGTCGTTTCCTCTTTAAATTTTGATAACTGCCGGATACCAGCTGAAAATCTGCTTGGAAAAGAAGGAGACGGCTATAAAATTGCCAAACGGACACTCCAGGGTGGCCGCCTCGCTATGAGTGCACAGGCGCTTGGAATTGCAGAAGGTGCCTACCAGCTTGCGTTGGATTATGTTAAAGAACGAAAACAGTTTGGTAAAGCTTTAAAGGACTTTCAATCCATTCAGTTCAAACTGGCCGATATGGCAATCCAGTTAGAGACTTCTCGTCTATTAATTAACCAGGCTGCCACCCTGCAGCAAGAAGGGGAAGATTACAGTATTGCTTCGTCGATGTGTAAAGCATATGTATCAGAAATGGCGATGAAGTTAACGACAGAGGTTGTCCAACTATTCGGCGGTTATGGCTATATACGAGATTATCCGGTTGAGCGGATGATGCGTGATGCGAAAATCACCCAGATTTATACCGGAACCGTTGAGATGCAGCGGATTGAAATAGCTGAGAAAATATTGGCATAA
- the rocF gene encoding arginase, with translation MKKNMSIIGVPMDLGQSRRGVDMGPSAIRYAGVIETLENLQYSINDLGDVQISRPDSKYETQEDNLRNLQQVAEGNQKLAEMVDAEINKGRFPLVLGGDHSIAIGSLAGIAKHYENLGVIWYDAHGDLNSGETSPSGNIHGMPLAVSLGIGNEKLTNMLGYQPKIKPENIVIIGARSLDPGEKELIKEKGIKVYSMHEIDRVGMTKVMSESIDYLKERTDGVHLSLDLDGLDPEEAPGVGTPVIGGLSYRESHLAMEMLEESNLLTSAEFVEVNPILDDKNKTATMAVGLIGSLFGEKLK, from the coding sequence ATGAAGAAAAATATGTCTATTATTGGCGTGCCGATGGATCTTGGACAAAGCCGCCGCGGGGTAGATATGGGTCCGAGTGCAATTCGCTATGCAGGTGTTATCGAAACACTTGAGAATTTACAATACAGTATTAACGATTTGGGTGATGTGCAAATTTCCCGCCCGGACAGTAAATATGAGACACAGGAAGATAATTTGCGGAACCTGCAGCAGGTTGCTGAAGGGAATCAGAAGCTTGCAGAAATGGTTGACGCGGAAATTAATAAAGGCCGTTTCCCATTGGTTTTGGGCGGTGACCACAGTATTGCAATCGGAAGCTTGGCAGGTATAGCAAAACACTATGAAAATTTAGGTGTCATCTGGTATGACGCACATGGTGATTTAAATTCGGGTGAAACATCTCCATCAGGAAATATTCACGGGATGCCGCTTGCCGTCAGCCTTGGTATTGGTAATGAAAAACTGACAAACATGCTTGGCTATCAGCCGAAAATTAAGCCGGAAAATATTGTGATCATCGGTGCCCGTTCACTTGACCCTGGTGAAAAAGAATTGATCAAAGAAAAAGGCATTAAAGTCTATTCCATGCATGAAATTGACCGCGTGGGAATGACAAAGGTAATGTCTGAATCAATAGACTACTTAAAAGAACGTACAGATGGTGTTCATCTGAGTCTCGATTTGGATGGTCTTGACCCTGAAGAAGCACCGGGTGTGGGGACACCGGTAATTGGTGGTTTATCATACCGGGAAAGCCATTTGGCAATGGAAATGCTCGAGGAGTCAAATCTTCTTACATCAGCGGAATTTGTCGAGGTAAATCCGATCCTGGACGATAAAAACAAAACGGCAACAATGGCTGTTGGTTTAATTGGGTCATTGTTCGGTGAAAAGTTGAAATAG
- a CDS encoding nucleotidyltransferase family protein — MLKSEEDVIKIIEEDDRMMEILRAAKSLNLTDWWICAGFVRSKIWDTLHGFSERTRIPDVDFIYFDDTTMDEPIEKNLEAELRKIIPDIPWSVKNEARMHIANGIPPYSSSVDAISKFPETATALGVKLDEGENVILTAPCGIDDVVNMEVKPTPYFAECDARASIYEDRIRKKDWKSIWNKLNIYHI; from the coding sequence ATGCTGAAATCGGAAGAGGATGTCATAAAAATTATAGAAGAAGATGACCGAATGATGGAGATTCTAAGAGCTGCAAAATCATTGAATTTAACTGATTGGTGGATCTGTGCAGGATTCGTTCGCTCAAAAATCTGGGATACATTGCACGGTTTCAGCGAAAGAACAAGAATCCCCGATGTTGATTTCATCTATTTTGACGATACAACGATGGATGAACCGATTGAAAAGAATCTTGAAGCTGAATTAAGAAAGATTATTCCAGATATTCCCTGGTCCGTTAAAAATGAAGCGAGAATGCACATTGCTAATGGCATTCCGCCCTATTCATCCTCAGTGGATGCGATATCCAAATTCCCGGAAACTGCAACAGCACTTGGAGTGAAATTGGATGAGGGGGAAAATGTTATTCTAACAGCTCCTTGTGGAATTGATGATGTTGTCAATATGGAGGTAAAGCCGACACCCTATTTTGCGGAATGTGATGCACGTGCTTCCATCTATGAAGACCGTATTAGAAAAAAAGATTGGAAGTCTATCTGGAATAAGCTGAACATTTATCATATATAA
- a CDS encoding CPBP family intramembrane glutamic endopeptidase, giving the protein MKHKNFILLLSLLSIILLFIVEQILVFDYLYKTITKIVTFFIVVFIFHYITKTRPAYFGTQKMDFKRLKVSVGLGIGSFLIVLGAYFAFRDFIDFDAIGAKLAEKNITSETFLFIGTYVIFGNSFLEEFFFRGFIFKNLQYNHRRFAYIYSAFLFAIYHTAIFLTWFNIGLFLLALFGLFTIGLIFNWLNEKSSNIYNSWLVHIIADTAVIIIALIAIF; this is encoded by the coding sequence ATGAAACATAAAAATTTCATTCTGTTATTAAGCTTACTGTCTATCATCCTATTATTTATCGTTGAGCAAATTCTGGTCTTTGATTATTTGTACAAAACAATAACAAAGATAGTAACATTTTTTATTGTGGTATTCATTTTTCATTACATTACCAAAACAAGACCTGCATATTTCGGAACACAGAAAATGGACTTTAAACGCTTGAAAGTTAGTGTCGGATTAGGTATCGGTTCGTTTCTAATAGTTTTGGGAGCATACTTTGCATTCAGAGATTTTATAGACTTTGATGCAATTGGAGCAAAACTGGCTGAAAAGAACATTACCAGTGAAACGTTTTTATTTATTGGGACTTATGTGATTTTCGGAAATTCATTCCTGGAGGAGTTTTTCTTCAGGGGATTTATCTTTAAGAACTTACAGTATAATCATCGGCGGTTTGCATATATCTATTCCGCTTTCCTGTTCGCAATCTATCATACAGCGATCTTCCTGACGTGGTTTAACATCGGGCTGTTCCTGCTGGCGTTATTTGGCTTATTTACGATTGGGTTAATTTTTAACTGGCTTAATGAAAAGTCCAGTAATATTTATAATTCCTGGCTGGTTCATATCATTGCAGACACTGCGGTAATTATCATAGCATTAATTGCAATATTTTGA
- a CDS encoding aspartyl-phosphate phosphatase Spo0E family protein translates to MDKKSILLEKIEECRDKMIALSKIHGLSSNIVIQSSKQLDDLLNEYQGI, encoded by the coding sequence GTGGACAAAAAATCAATATTATTAGAAAAAATTGAGGAATGTCGTGATAAGATGATTGCATTAAGCAAAATCCATGGTTTAAGTTCAAACATTGTCATTCAGTCCAGCAAACAATTGGACGACCTTCTTAATGAATATCAGGGGATCTAA
- the sigW gene encoding RNA polymerase sigma factor SigW — MDLIIKEKIKQVKRGDQAAFEDVVSFYQNKIFQHCYRMLGNRHEAEDIAQEAFLRAYVNIHSFDDRRKFSTWLYRIATNLTIDRIRKRKPDHYLDAEVKGTDGLDMYSQLVADNRLPEEEVEGLELRDHIHQEISALPPKYRSIIILRYLEEFSLQEISDILDIPLGTVKTRIHRGREALRKKLRHV; from the coding sequence ATGGACTTGATAATTAAAGAGAAAATAAAACAGGTTAAAAGAGGGGATCAGGCCGCCTTTGAAGATGTTGTTTCATTTTATCAAAATAAAATTTTCCAACATTGTTACCGGATGCTTGGCAATCGGCATGAGGCGGAAGATATTGCACAAGAAGCTTTTCTTAGGGCGTATGTAAACATCCATTCATTTGATGACCGGCGTAAGTTTTCAACATGGTTGTATCGAATCGCTACCAACTTAACGATTGACCGAATACGAAAACGCAAACCCGATCACTATCTTGATGCTGAAGTTAAAGGGACGGATGGTTTGGATATGTACTCACAGCTTGTTGCTGATAATCGTTTGCCTGAGGAGGAAGTGGAAGGCCTTGAACTGCGAGACCATATACATCAGGAAATTTCTGCGCTTCCACCAAAATATCGCAGTATTATTATTTTAAGATATTTGGAGGAGTTTTCGTTACAGGAAATCAGTGACATTTTGGATATTCCACTGGGAACAGTAAAAACTCGAATCCATCGGGGACGCGAAGCACTCAGGAAAAAGCTTCGTCATGTGTAA
- a CDS encoding zf-HC2 domain-containing protein, which translates to MNCENEAIELMHKYLDSDLTKQDETKLRTHLESCEACQKHFHELKRTITLIQSTEQISAPAGFTENVMKSLPAERKRVRYLRWFKAHPALTSAAIFFIFMFSGIFSAWNQEGELVVSKQENLVIKGDTVIVPDGVTVSGDLTVKNGNLKIEGNVDGNVTLINSELVDDSLEGSGHMASVGEVNGELKQVDQIFEWIWFHLKDLFQSIFSLGVVW; encoded by the coding sequence TTGAACTGTGAAAATGAAGCAATAGAGCTTATGCATAAATATTTAGATAGTGATTTAACCAAACAGGACGAAACGAAATTGCGTACGCACCTGGAGAGCTGTGAAGCTTGTCAAAAACACTTCCATGAATTGAAGCGCACGATTACGCTCATCCAAAGCACTGAACAAATTTCCGCACCGGCTGGTTTCACCGAGAATGTTATGAAAAGTTTACCAGCAGAGAGGAAACGCGTAAGATATTTGCGCTGGTTTAAGGCACACCCTGCTTTGACCTCAGCAGCGATATTCTTTATCTTTATGTTCAGTGGAATTTTTTCAGCCTGGAATCAGGAGGGTGAATTGGTTGTATCCAAACAGGAGAACCTTGTAATAAAAGGTGATACAGTTATTGTACCTGATGGAGTAACCGTTTCAGGGGACTTAACGGTTAAAAACGGAAACCTGAAAATAGAAGGTAATGTCGACGGAAATGTTACATTAATTAACAGTGAACTTGTGGACGATTCACTGGAAGGCTCAGGACATATGGCATCGGTTGGAGAAGTAAATGGAGAATTAAAGCAAGTGGATCAGATATTTGAATGGATCTGGTTTCATCTGAAGGATCTTTTCCAGAGTATTTTCTCACTGGGAGTAGTATGGTGA
- the cdaA gene encoding diadenylate cyclase CdaA — protein MLDEGFDILNLLRIGVDITLVWYVLYKLIMLIRGTKAIQLLKGIVVVLAVWLLSELFELHTIQYITNRAIEWGIVVIVILFQPELRRALEQLGRGNIFSRGSRSEEEILEQKIEAIVQSCTYMAKRRIGALISIERETGLGDYSETGIPINGKLTHQLLTNIFTPNTPLHDGAVIIKDEDIMAAACYLPLSESPFISKELGTRHRAAMGISEVTDAITIVVSEETGNVSCTKNGELKRDLEQEELRNYLRENLSLSLRGSPESKSRNRRGKENG, from the coding sequence ATGCTTGATGAGGGATTTGACATCTTAAATTTGTTAAGAATCGGCGTGGATATTACTCTCGTCTGGTATGTTTTATATAAATTAATCATGTTAATCCGGGGTACAAAGGCGATTCAGCTTTTAAAGGGAATTGTCGTCGTACTGGCCGTATGGCTGTTAAGTGAACTATTTGAATTACATACGATTCAATACATTACAAATAGGGCTATTGAATGGGGAATTGTTGTCATTGTTATTTTATTTCAGCCGGAACTCAGAAGGGCCTTGGAACAGCTTGGACGAGGTAATATTTTTTCAAGAGGATCAAGGTCGGAAGAAGAGATACTGGAACAGAAAATCGAAGCAATTGTCCAGTCCTGTACGTACATGGCCAAGCGTCGTATTGGTGCTTTGATTTCGATAGAACGCGAAACCGGTCTGGGTGATTATTCGGAAACAGGTATACCGATCAACGGTAAATTAACACATCAATTGTTAACGAATATCTTTACTCCGAATACACCGCTTCACGATGGGGCAGTAATTATTAAAGACGAAGATATAATGGCTGCTGCATGTTATTTGCCATTATCAGAAAGCCCGTTCATTTCGAAAGAGCTGGGTACAAGACACCGTGCAGCAATGGGAATCAGTGAAGTCACCGATGCGATTACAATTGTCGTATCTGAAGAAACCGGGAATGTTTCATGTACGAAAAATGGTGAATTAAAAAGAGATCTGGAGCAGGAAGAATTACGGAATTATCTTCGAGAAAATTTATCATTATCACTAAGGGGCTCCCCTGAATCAAAGTCGCGCAATCGAAGGGGGAAGGAGAATGGATAA
- a CDS encoding CdaR family protein has product MDNWFKSKWFVRAISLAFAIVLYVFVQVDTDEFQNDSRIPDSNGDIQTIENVPVNIRIDSENYVVSGVPEVATVTLEGPTATLKAAAQQQNFDIFVDLENLEAGTHTVDLQQAGVSEDLTVYIEPKTIEVTIEERASEQFDVAVDFINTDKLPEGYELGESQVEPQSVTITSSRDVIDQIAIVKVFVDVEGLTESIDSREVPVNVYDARGTELNVRVEPESVAVSVEVNNPSKTVPVNVSTSGELPEGYSLASISANVDEVEVFAVSETLQDLEEVSTEDINLSEINQSGTIEVGLALPNGANAPDAETIEVEIELEQTKTIEDVPISVENLDDGQDVSFVEPAEPSMNVTVTGNQSDVSNITAEDIQLVVDAGGLDNGEHQVPVSIQAPDNIEVNNEFEQVTIEIT; this is encoded by the coding sequence ATGGATAACTGGTTTAAGAGTAAATGGTTTGTCCGTGCTATTTCCTTAGCCTTTGCAATTGTCCTGTATGTATTTGTGCAGGTAGATACGGATGAGTTTCAAAATGATTCACGTATTCCAGACAGCAATGGTGATATACAGACAATCGAGAATGTCCCGGTAAATATACGGATTGATAGTGAAAATTATGTTGTAAGCGGTGTGCCGGAAGTTGCAACAGTTACATTGGAAGGACCGACCGCCACATTAAAGGCTGCCGCTCAGCAGCAGAATTTTGACATATTTGTTGATTTGGAGAATTTGGAAGCAGGAACACATACTGTTGATTTACAGCAGGCTGGTGTTTCGGAGGATCTGACAGTATATATTGAACCGAAAACGATTGAAGTAACAATTGAGGAACGCGCATCAGAGCAATTTGACGTAGCAGTCGACTTTATTAATACGGACAAGCTTCCTGAAGGGTATGAACTGGGTGAATCGCAAGTTGAACCCCAAAGTGTTACCATTACAAGCTCGAGGGATGTAATCGATCAGATTGCTATCGTTAAAGTCTTTGTGGATGTAGAGGGATTGACAGAGTCGATTGACAGCCGGGAAGTGCCTGTTAATGTTTACGATGCAAGAGGTACCGAATTAAACGTTCGGGTTGAACCGGAAAGTGTCGCTGTATCGGTTGAAGTTAATAATCCGAGCAAAACAGTTCCGGTAAATGTATCAACATCTGGAGAGTTACCCGAGGGGTATTCATTGGCTTCCATATCTGCTAATGTAGATGAAGTAGAGGTCTTTGCCGTAAGTGAAACGTTGCAGGACCTGGAAGAAGTTTCAACAGAGGATATTAATTTATCGGAAATAAACCAGTCAGGCACGATTGAAGTCGGACTGGCTCTGCCGAATGGTGCGAATGCACCGGATGCAGAGACCATTGAAGTTGAGATTGAACTTGAGCAGACGAAAACAATTGAAGATGTCCCGATAAGTGTGGAAAATTTGGATGATGGACAGGATGTATCATTTGTAGAGCCTGCAGAGCCATCAATGAATGTCACAGTTACCGGCAACCAGAGTGATGTGAGTAACATTACTGCAGAGGATATTCAACTGGTTGTTGATGCAGGGGGGCTGGATAACGGGGAACATCAGGTTCCGGTGTCCATTCAGGCACCTGACAATATTGAAGTAAACAACGAGTTTGAACAGGTTACGATTGAAATTACATGA
- the glmM gene encoding phosphoglucosamine mutase, with protein MGNYFGTDGVRGVANKDLTPELAYKLGRFGGYALTKGIEKPKILIGRDTRISGHMLEGALVAGLLSIGAEVMRLGVISTPGVAYLTKATSAEAGVMISASHNPVEDNGIKFFGPDGFKLNDEQEDEIEKLMEEEDNLPRPVGADVGVVNDYFEGGQKYLSFLKESIDNDFDDLKIAIDCAHGATSSLATHLFADLEADIVSIGSSPDGLNINDGVGSTHPETLQAFVAEKEADVGLAFDGDGDRLIAVDEKGNIVDGDKIMYICGKYMNQKGVLRHSTVVSTVMSNIGFYKALEENEMRSDKTKVGDRYVMEEMLKGGYNLGGEQSGHIIFLDYNTTGDGMLTAIQLVNVMKETGKALSELAGEMEIYPQVLKNVKVTDKQNAMTNPKVQEVIEAVEEEMNGEGRVLVRPSGTEPLVRVMVEAPTKEQCEKYTDQVATVIDDLLGLKE; from the coding sequence ATGGGTAATTATTTTGGAACAGATGGAGTCAGAGGTGTAGCAAATAAAGATCTTACACCAGAATTGGCATATAAATTAGGACGCTTTGGTGGCTACGCTTTAACAAAAGGTATAGAAAAGCCAAAAATTCTGATTGGCCGTGATACACGAATTTCCGGCCATATGCTTGAGGGGGCACTTGTAGCCGGTTTGCTTTCTATCGGCGCTGAAGTTATGCGGCTTGGCGTTATTTCGACACCAGGTGTTGCGTATTTAACAAAAGCAACAAGTGCAGAGGCAGGGGTTATGATTTCCGCCTCACATAACCCGGTTGAAGATAATGGCATTAAATTCTTCGGACCGGATGGCTTTAAATTAAACGATGAACAAGAGGATGAAATTGAGAAGTTGATGGAAGAGGAGGATAATCTGCCTCGTCCTGTTGGGGCTGACGTTGGGGTGGTTAATGACTACTTCGAAGGTGGACAAAAGTATCTCTCCTTCCTCAAGGAATCCATTGATAACGATTTTGATGATTTAAAAATAGCAATCGATTGTGCACATGGAGCAACATCGAGCCTGGCAACACATCTGTTTGCCGATTTGGAAGCAGATATTGTTTCAATTGGTTCATCACCGGATGGTCTGAATATTAATGATGGTGTCGGATCAACTCATCCGGAAACACTGCAGGCATTTGTCGCAGAAAAGGAAGCGGATGTTGGACTTGCCTTTGATGGCGACGGTGACCGGCTGATTGCTGTCGACGAAAAAGGGAATATCGTTGACGGTGACAAAATCATGTACATTTGCGGGAAGTATATGAATCAAAAAGGCGTTTTACGTCACAGCACCGTTGTTTCGACTGTGATGAGTAATATTGGGTTTTATAAGGCTCTTGAAGAAAACGAGATGCGCAGTGACAAGACGAAGGTTGGCGACCGTTATGTAATGGAAGAAATGCTAAAAGGCGGCTACAACCTTGGCGGGGAACAGTCAGGTCACATTATTTTCCTTGATTACAACACAACCGGAGACGGTATGCTGACGGCAATTCAGCTTGTCAACGTGATGAAAGAAACAGGGAAAGCCCTGTCAGAGCTGGCAGGTGAAATGGAAATCTACCCGCAGGTTTTAAAAAATGTAAAAGTAACGGATAAACAAAACGCAATGACAAACCCGAAAGTTCAGGAAGTCATTGAAGCGGTTGAAGAAGAAATGAACGGTGAAGGCCGGGTTCTTGTCCGCCCATCCGGTACCGAACCACTTGTACGTGTAATGGTTGAGGCACCGACAAAAGAACAATGTGAAAAATATACCGATCAGGTTGCGACGGTAATTGATGATCTGCTTGGGTTAAAGGAATAG